A part of Trueperaceae bacterium genomic DNA contains:
- a CDS encoding HD domain-containing protein, whose amino-acid sequence MGSTRAQLADLYFAAMLHDIGKLGNGLDQKIEDLDHPQRGANMVAASDLLAPAAEGIRHHHEAWDGSGFPDGLRKEDIPLLARIVAVADAFDLLSSERGEALPMRDVEKALDARAGKTLDPAVVALLMNVLRQGRSTQELSQLSDGDLPF is encoded by the coding sequence ATGGGCTCGACCCGGGCGCAGCTGGCAGACCTCTACTTCGCCGCCATGCTCCACGACATCGGGAAGCTCGGCAACGGGCTCGACCAGAAGATCGAGGACCTCGACCACCCGCAGCGCGGCGCCAACATGGTCGCGGCCAGCGACCTCCTCGCCCCGGCCGCCGAGGGCATCCGCCACCACCACGAGGCGTGGGACGGCTCCGGCTTCCCTGACGGCCTGCGCAAGGAGGACATCCCGCTCCTGGCGCGCATCGTCGCGGTCGCGGACGCGTTCGACCTCCTGAGCAGCGAACGCGGCGAGGCCCTACCCATGCGCGACGTCGAGAAGGCGCTCGACGCCAGGGCCGGCAAGACGCTCGACCCGGCCGTCGTGGCGCTCCTGATGAACGTGCTGCGCCAGGGCAGGAGCACCCAGGAGCTCAGCCAGCTGAGCGACGGCGACCTCCCGTTCTGA
- a CDS encoding Mur ligase family protein, producing the protein MTRGPAAAATAYAEALQWLYARTRSGGRRTSARAATLLRELSLKPPTPTAVVVGTNGKGTVSTMLARGLSASGARTGRFLSPHVEEFRERVAVDGVPVSEAALVAFVERARRLDDAWPHDEGLRPAFFEWTLAFALERFAASADACVLEAGVGGLHDATRAVRPVDVVVLTNVDLDHMDTLGTTLTAIASDKAGAFRAGVPVVCGASQPEVVAVAAAQAARLGAPFHLDPFVSDTSRNAGAASDGLFELPRAVADDLAAPPTGAPSGTLAGANANRRANSRLAAAALRLLAVPEPAVAAGLRAPALPARFERFLVQGDRGGELLVVLDGAHDPAAAARLAAEVTPGYTLLFGALARKQGQRVLDTLAPRAATVIVTEAARGETPTAVWPGATVVADTAAALDAATAAARAAGAPLLLVAGSLYLAGLVRPLLTQRGARLPDPWEQLAVTSR; encoded by the coding sequence ATGACGCGAGGCCCTGCCGCGGCCGCCACCGCTTACGCCGAGGCGCTCCAGTGGCTCTACGCCAGGACCCGCTCCGGTGGCAGGCGCACCAGCGCGAGGGCGGCCACGCTCCTGCGCGAGCTCAGCCTGAAGCCGCCGACCCCGACGGCCGTGGTGGTGGGCACCAACGGCAAGGGCACCGTCTCCACTATGCTCGCGCGCGGCCTGAGCGCTTCCGGTGCTCGCACCGGCCGGTTCCTCTCGCCTCACGTCGAGGAGTTCCGCGAGCGCGTGGCCGTGGACGGCGTGCCCGTCTCAGAGGCGGCGCTCGTGGCGTTCGTCGAACGTGCCAGACGCCTCGACGACGCCTGGCCCCACGACGAGGGGCTGCGGCCTGCGTTCTTCGAGTGGACGCTAGCCTTCGCCCTCGAGCGGTTCGCGGCGAGCGCGGACGCCTGCGTGCTCGAGGCCGGCGTCGGCGGCCTGCACGACGCCACGCGCGCCGTAAGGCCCGTCGATGTCGTCGTGCTCACGAACGTCGACCTCGACCACATGGACACGCTCGGCACGACGCTCACCGCCATCGCTTCCGATAAGGCGGGCGCCTTCCGCGCAGGCGTTCCGGTCGTGTGCGGCGCCTCCCAGCCGGAGGTGGTCGCTGTCGCAGCGGCGCAGGCCGCGAGGCTCGGCGCGCCTTTCCACCTCGACCCGTTCGTCTCGGACACGTCGCGGAACGCCGGCGCGGCGAGCGACGGCCTCTTCGAACTTCCGCGCGCCGTCGCGGACGACCTCGCTGCGCCGCCGACCGGGGCGCCGTCCGGGACGCTCGCCGGCGCCAACGCCAACCGGCGGGCCAACTCGCGTCTGGCCGCGGCGGCGCTCCGGCTCCTCGCCGTTCCGGAGCCGGCCGTCGCCGCCGGCCTCCGCGCCCCGGCCCTCCCCGCACGCTTCGAACGTTTCCTGGTGCAAGGCGACCGCGGCGGTGAGCTGCTCGTCGTCCTGGACGGCGCGCACGACCCGGCCGCCGCTGCGCGGCTGGCGGCAGAGGTGACACCCGGCTACACCCTCCTCTTCGGGGCCCTCGCCCGCAAGCAGGGCCAGCGGGTGCTCGACACGCTCGCGCCGCGTGCGGCCACGGTGATCGTCACGGAGGCCGCGCGCGGCGAGACGCCGACGGCGGTGTGGCCCGGCGCGACCGTGGTGGCGGACACCGCGGCCGCCCTCGACGCGGCCACGGCTGCCGCGCGCGCCGCCGGCGCCCCGCTCCTGCTCGTGGCCGGATCGCTCTACCTCGCCGGGCTCGTGCGGCCGTTGCTCACGCAGCGCGGCGCGCGCCTGCCCGACCCCTGGGAGCAGCTCGCCGTGACGAGCCGTTGA
- a CDS encoding PilT/PilU family type 4a pilus ATPase: MSDAAGGRGIRIADVLRNIVAKGASDIHLQAGAPPYMRVDGELYPFEGVPTLTPEQTEQIALAMMSESQREVFRHRHEVDFAFTIPNIARFRCNVLRQRGSVGVVMRVIRDAIPSFESLGLPTGVVTELVSQPRGLVLVTGPTGSGKTTTLAAMIDFINRRFARNIITIEDPIEILHRNQKSLVIQREIGLDTADFVGALKFAMRQDPDVIMVGEMRDKETVEAAISAAQTGHLVFSTLHTLDAIRTVNRIIDFFPPHERDQIRILLAESLLGIFSQRLLARADEGGRVLALELLINTPLIRDYIKDEEKTPLIKEALMQDNLRGMQTFDQHLVELYLAGRITMEDATFTATSPHEFRLMVTQRQGGVGSDELRDVTGAGMHPSRGGLR, encoded by the coding sequence ATGAGCGACGCGGCCGGCGGTCGTGGCATAAGGATCGCGGACGTGCTGCGCAACATCGTCGCCAAGGGCGCGTCCGACATCCACCTGCAGGCGGGGGCGCCGCCCTACATGCGCGTGGACGGCGAGCTGTACCCGTTCGAGGGCGTGCCGACGCTGACGCCTGAGCAGACGGAGCAGATCGCCCTCGCGATGATGAGCGAGTCGCAGCGCGAGGTCTTCAGACATAGGCACGAGGTCGACTTCGCGTTCACCATCCCGAACATCGCCCGCTTCCGCTGCAACGTGTTGCGCCAGCGCGGCTCCGTCGGGGTCGTGATGCGCGTCATCCGCGACGCGATCCCGAGCTTCGAGTCGCTCGGCCTCCCGACCGGCGTCGTCACGGAGCTCGTCAGCCAGCCGCGCGGCCTAGTCCTCGTCACAGGTCCGACGGGCTCTGGGAAGACGACGACGCTGGCCGCGATGATCGACTTCATCAACCGGCGCTTCGCTCGCAACATCATCACGATCGAGGACCCGATCGAGATCCTCCACCGGAACCAGAAGAGCCTGGTCATCCAGCGCGAGATCGGCCTCGACACGGCAGACTTCGTCGGTGCCCTCAAGTTCGCCATGCGCCAAGACCCGGACGTGATCATGGTCGGCGAGATGCGCGACAAGGAGACGGTCGAGGCGGCCATCTCGGCGGCCCAGACGGGCCACCTCGTGTTCAGCACGCTGCACACCCTCGACGCCATCCGCACCGTGAACCGTATCATCGACTTCTTCCCGCCGCACGAGCGCGACCAGATCCGCATCCTGCTGGCGGAGTCGCTCCTCGGGATCTTCAGTCAGCGCCTGCTGGCGCGAGCCGACGAGGGCGGCCGCGTGCTGGCGCTCGAACTGCTCATCAACACGCCCCTCATCCGCGACTACATCAAGGACGAGGAGAAGACGCCGCTCATCAAGGAAGCGCTCATGCAGGACAACCTGCGCGGCATGCAGACGTTCGACCAGCACCTCGTCGAGCTTTACCTGGCCGGGCGCATCACGATGGAGGACGCGACCTTCACGGCCACCAGCCCGCACGAGTTCAGGCTCATGGTCACCCAGCGGCAAGGCGGCGTCGGCTCGGACGAGCTCCGCGACGTCACGGGCGCGGGCATGCACCCTTCGCGGGGCGGTCTGCGCTGA
- the serS gene encoding serine--tRNA ligase: protein MLDLRFIRENTAAVRRAISDKQMPDALEKLDQLLLVDEEHRLLKRDLEEKQAERNANARLVGQLKREGSDAGELMAAMAGLSDEVKRLEDRERSLQTQLDALLLEVPNLPHASVPYGVSEHDNVVAKEWGEKPTFAFEPRPHWELMAARGWVDFEVGVKVAGAGFPVFKGAGSRLVRALRNYFLDRLAVAGYVEIVPPLMVNAASATATGQLPDKEGQMYEVTDGFFLIPTSEVPVTNVHRDEILALEELPIKYTAFTPCFRREAGSHGKDVRGLNRVHQFDKVEMVQFCAPEGSYAALEEMTRIAEGFLEELGLAYRRLLMCTGDLGFTQAKKYDLEVWSPGQGRWLEVSSVSNMEAFQASRLRTRARPGGVTGKGKTESVHTLNGSALAFPRTIAALVETYQEADGAVRVPGALRDYLGAARLE, encoded by the coding sequence ATGCTCGACCTGCGCTTCATCCGCGAGAACACCGCCGCCGTCCGGCGCGCCATCTCAGACAAACAGATGCCGGACGCCCTGGAGAAGCTCGACCAGCTGCTGCTCGTCGACGAGGAGCACCGGCTCCTCAAACGCGACCTCGAGGAGAAGCAGGCCGAGCGCAACGCCAACGCCCGCCTCGTCGGACAGCTGAAGCGCGAGGGCTCTGATGCCGGCGAGCTCATGGCCGCCATGGCCGGCCTGTCCGACGAGGTCAAGCGGTTGGAGGACAGGGAGCGTTCGCTTCAGACGCAGTTGGACGCGCTACTCCTCGAGGTGCCCAACCTGCCGCACGCGAGCGTGCCGTACGGCGTGAGCGAGCATGACAACGTCGTGGCCAAGGAGTGGGGCGAGAAGCCGACGTTCGCGTTCGAGCCGCGCCCGCACTGGGAGCTCATGGCGGCGCGGGGCTGGGTGGACTTCGAGGTGGGCGTCAAGGTCGCCGGCGCCGGCTTCCCCGTATTCAAGGGCGCTGGCTCGCGGCTCGTGCGCGCCCTGCGCAACTACTTCCTGGACCGCCTGGCCGTGGCCGGCTACGTGGAGATCGTCCCGCCTCTGATGGTCAACGCGGCCTCGGCGACCGCCACCGGTCAGCTGCCGGACAAGGAAGGCCAGATGTACGAGGTCACGGACGGCTTCTTCCTGATCCCCACCTCGGAGGTGCCCGTCACCAACGTGCATAGGGACGAGATCCTCGCGCTGGAGGAGCTGCCCATCAAGTACACGGCGTTCACGCCGTGCTTCCGCCGGGAGGCCGGCAGCCACGGCAAGGACGTGCGCGGCCTCAACCGCGTCCATCAGTTCGACAAGGTCGAGATGGTGCAGTTCTGCGCGCCAGAGGGCTCGTACGCGGCCCTCGAGGAGATGACGAGGATCGCGGAGGGCTTCCTGGAGGAGCTGGGCCTCGCCTACCGGCGCCTCCTCATGTGCACGGGCGACCTCGGCTTCACCCAGGCGAAGAAGTACGACCTGGAGGTCTGGAGCCCGGGTCAGGGGCGCTGGCTCGAGGTCTCGAGCGTCAGCAACATGGAGGCGTTCCAGGCGAGCCGCTTGCGGACGCGCGCGCGTCCGGGCGGCGTGACGGGTAAGGGGAAGACGGAGAGCGTCCACACCTTGAACGGCAGCGCGCTGGCCTTCCCGCGCACGATCGCGGCGCTCGTCGAGACCTACCAGGAGGCCGACGGCGCGGTGCGCGTGCCGGGGGCGCTGCGCGACTACCTGGGGGCGGCCAGGCTGGAGTGA
- a CDS encoding N-acetylmuramoyl-L-alanine amidase: MTGEERRDPLASRPPRTARPADDRMEAEERPPGLLRRRKLLGRGFLVAMALLLTINVATAVRERGGEVAAATFGMVADGLRRAAQALPGAGEVRVYRAGPVRWLANRVIGPVRVGLQVGHLDAGSQPDELATLRYSTGGHYAGLDEVSVNAAIVDALAARLRARGAVVDVLPATVPPRYRADLVISVHIDSNPDTARSGYKSAHFWPARNPRELQLKLQVDRAVLKATRMRDDDANVSGNMFEYYAFNDRRFEHTVDRGTPALLVELGYLSNPDDRRLLEAPDALAAALEDGIVTYLTSMGRVPDKW; this comes from the coding sequence GTGACCGGCGAGGAGCGGCGCGACCCACTGGCTTCCCGGCCGCCGCGCACCGCGCGGCCGGCCGACGACCGCATGGAAGCCGAGGAGCGGCCACCGGGGCTGCTGCGTAGGCGCAAGCTGCTCGGCCGCGGCTTCCTGGTAGCCATGGCGCTCCTCCTCACCATCAACGTGGCGACGGCGGTGCGCGAGCGGGGCGGCGAGGTGGCGGCCGCCACGTTCGGCATGGTCGCCGATGGCCTCAGGCGCGCGGCCCAGGCGCTGCCGGGAGCCGGCGAGGTGCGCGTCTACCGTGCCGGACCCGTGCGCTGGCTGGCCAACCGCGTCATCGGCCCCGTGAGGGTCGGCCTGCAGGTAGGCCACCTCGACGCCGGCTCACAACCGGACGAGCTCGCCACCCTCCGTTACAGCACGGGCGGTCATTACGCAGGCTTGGACGAGGTGAGCGTGAACGCGGCCATCGTCGACGCGTTGGCCGCGAGGCTTCGCGCCCGCGGCGCGGTCGTCGACGTGCTGCCTGCCACCGTTCCGCCACGCTACCGGGCGGACCTCGTGATCTCGGTGCACATCGACTCGAACCCTGACACCGCCCGCTCCGGTTACAAGAGCGCCCACTTCTGGCCGGCCCGCAACCCGCGCGAGCTGCAGCTGAAGCTGCAGGTCGACCGGGCGGTCCTCAAGGCCACGCGCATGCGCGACGACGACGCCAACGTTTCCGGCAACATGTTCGAGTACTACGCCTTCAACGACCGGCGCTTCGAGCACACCGTCGACCGCGGCACGCCCGCCCTGCTCGTCGAGCTCGGCTACCTCTCCAACCCCGACGACCGGCGGCTCCTGGAAGCGCCTGACGCGCTGGCCGCCGCCCTGGAAGACGGCATCGTTACGTATCTGACCAGCATGGGGCGCGTCCCTGACAAGTGGTAG
- the gatC gene encoding Asp-tRNA(Asn)/Glu-tRNA(Gln) amidotransferase subunit GatC, protein MTRTDDRLEHLQRLARLELAPDEAAEVASDLGTLLDYLARLQAADVEGEDEWRPPLAPATAMRADVLAPSLPTTTALALAPAAKDGFFEVPRTLEDD, encoded by the coding sequence ATGACGCGGACAGACGACCGTCTGGAGCACCTGCAACGCCTCGCACGACTGGAGCTCGCGCCCGACGAGGCAGCCGAGGTCGCTTCCGACCTGGGCACGCTCCTCGACTACCTGGCCCGGCTGCAAGCCGCCGACGTCGAGGGGGAGGACGAATGGCGCCCACCCCTAGCGCCGGCCACCGCCATGCGGGCCGACGTCCTGGCGCCGTCCCTACCCACCACCACGGCCCTGGCGCTGGCTCCCGCCGCCAAGGACGGCTTCTTCGAGGTGCCGCGCACGCTCGAGGACGACTGA
- a CDS encoding DUF3108 domain-containing protein produces the protein MSVEVMSFRYTYRGKPAGTQVIKTELKGRHTQLEGKAQFQGALGNATVVQRSRCSAERFFSLRYLEETQERNESRSFDVTFDPQTGLVSAVKGQKDQASVPYLVSYRDPLSLLHELRTIGERAEPVLIPLLGKTVSVQYGGEVELDGPFGPRRARAYVIHPGQSVVYVDNQAPHHILKLTQRLADGHLDALLIKVASEAALEPFGEAPVRGGRRRGGGGGGGNGGKAQDKGEQRGPRRRPRRRRRA, from the coding sequence ATGTCGGTCGAGGTCATGAGCTTCCGGTACACCTACCGCGGCAAGCCAGCCGGCACGCAGGTCATCAAGACGGAGCTCAAGGGTCGCCACACGCAGCTGGAAGGCAAGGCGCAGTTCCAGGGCGCGCTGGGCAACGCCACCGTGGTGCAACGCAGCCGCTGCAGCGCCGAGCGGTTCTTCTCCCTGCGTTACCTCGAGGAGACGCAGGAACGGAACGAGTCGCGCAGCTTCGACGTGACGTTCGACCCGCAGACGGGGCTCGTCTCCGCCGTCAAAGGTCAGAAGGACCAGGCGAGCGTCCCGTACCTCGTCTCCTACCGCGACCCCCTATCTTTGCTGCACGAGCTCAGGACGATCGGTGAACGCGCCGAGCCGGTGCTCATCCCCCTCCTCGGCAAGACGGTCAGCGTCCAGTACGGCGGTGAGGTGGAGCTGGACGGCCCGTTTGGCCCGCGCCGCGCGCGCGCGTACGTCATCCACCCCGGGCAGAGCGTCGTCTACGTGGATAACCAGGCGCCGCATCACATCCTCAAGCTCACCCAACGCCTGGCCGACGGGCATCTCGACGCCCTCCTCATCAAGGTCGCGAGCGAGGCGGCGCTCGAGCCGTTCGGCGAGGCGCCCGTCCGCGGCGGCCGCAGGCGTGGCGGGGGCGGGGGCGGGGGCAACGGCGGCAAGGCCCAGGACAAGGGCGAGCAGCGCGGACCCCGCCGCCGGCCGCGCCGCCGCCGGCGCGCTTGA
- the rimO gene encoding 30S ribosomal protein S12 methylthiotransferase RimO, which produces MTTIRDLEAASRIAANAATGPGRVGFVSLGCPKALVDSERILSQLRVEGYAVVPGYDEADVVVVNTCGFITPAVEESLEAIGEALRENGKVIVTGCLGERPETIRERHPKVLAITGQADVGGVMSAVHAALPRAHDPFTSLLPVAGTRGAVADPAFVKLTPRHYSYLKIAEGCDHRCSFCIIPKLRGDLASRDAGDVLYEATRLVATGTKELMVIAQDSSAYGNDLRHRTSEYQGRAVRAHLVDLVKELGELGAWVRLHYVYPYPHVRDLIPLMAEGRLLPYLDVPLQHASPRILRAMRRPGGARSHLETIEAWRAVCPDLTLRSTFIVGFPGETESEFTELLDFLAQARLDRVGAFTYSDVPEADANGLPDAVPEEVKQERYARLMELQQAISAEKLRAKVGTVVDAIVDDYGSAPGELVCRSKGDAPGIDGNVLADSDGTVKIGDLVRVRVTEADAYDLRGTVVEQPAWRPAVLGGRTWTPAEVGHLADAKRR; this is translated from the coding sequence ATGACGACCATCCGGGACCTCGAAGCTGCATCTCGCATAGCGGCGAACGCCGCCACCGGACCGGGCCGCGTCGGCTTCGTCAGCCTCGGCTGCCCGAAGGCGCTCGTCGACTCGGAGCGCATCCTGAGCCAGCTTCGGGTGGAAGGCTACGCCGTCGTGCCCGGCTACGACGAGGCGGACGTGGTCGTCGTCAACACGTGCGGCTTCATAACCCCGGCCGTCGAGGAGTCGCTGGAGGCGATCGGCGAGGCGCTCAGGGAGAACGGCAAGGTCATCGTCACGGGCTGCCTCGGCGAACGCCCCGAGACGATCCGCGAGCGCCACCCCAAGGTCCTCGCCATCACGGGCCAGGCGGACGTCGGCGGCGTCATGAGCGCGGTGCACGCGGCCTTGCCTAGGGCGCACGACCCCTTCACCTCCCTCCTGCCGGTGGCGGGCACGCGCGGCGCCGTCGCCGACCCGGCGTTCGTCAAGCTGACGCCGCGCCACTACTCGTACCTGAAGATCGCGGAAGGGTGCGACCACCGCTGCAGCTTCTGCATCATCCCCAAGCTCCGTGGCGACCTCGCGTCGCGCGACGCCGGCGATGTCCTCTACGAGGCCACGCGTCTCGTCGCCACCGGCACCAAGGAGCTCATGGTCATCGCCCAGGACTCCAGCGCCTACGGCAACGACCTGCGCCACCGGACGAGCGAGTACCAGGGGCGAGCCGTGCGCGCCCACCTCGTCGACCTGGTCAAGGAGCTCGGCGAGCTGGGCGCCTGGGTCAGGCTCCACTACGTCTACCCCTACCCGCACGTGCGCGACCTCATCCCACTCATGGCGGAAGGCAGGCTCCTGCCCTACCTCGACGTCCCGCTGCAGCACGCGAGCCCGCGCATCCTGCGCGCCATGCGCCGCCCCGGCGGCGCGCGTAGCCACCTGGAGACCATCGAGGCCTGGCGCGCCGTCTGCCCGGACCTCACGCTCCGCTCGACCTTCATAGTCGGGTTCCCCGGTGAGACGGAGAGCGAGTTCACGGAACTCCTCGACTTCCTCGCACAGGCGCGCCTTGACCGCGTCGGCGCGTTCACCTACAGCGACGTGCCCGAGGCCGACGCCAACGGCCTGCCTGACGCGGTGCCCGAAGAGGTCAAGCAGGAGCGCTACGCGCGGCTCATGGAGTTGCAGCAGGCCATCTCGGCGGAGAAGCTCCGAGCGAAGGTCGGCACCGTGGTGGACGCCATCGTCGACGACTACGGCAGCGCCCCCGGCGAACTCGTCTGCCGCTCCAAGGGCGACGCGCCCGGCATCGACGGCAACGTCCTCGCCGACTCCGACGGCACCGTCAAGATCGGCGACCTGGTCAGGGTTAGGGTTACCGAGGCGGACGCCTACGACCTACGGGGCACGGTCGTCGAGCAGCCGGCGTGGCGCCCCGCCGTGCTGGGAGGCCGGACGTGGACCCCGGCAGAGGTCGGCCACTTAGCCGACGCCAAGCGCCGCTGA
- the phoU gene encoding phosphate signaling complex protein PhoU: MATPSLTPLELDLQAITGDLVRMLSLVRESCEWARRSLIDADPDGARRCAELDDLVDGIQSDLETRVLTVIARRQPAARDLRFLGAALQMLADIERAGDYAEHVAEAGHQLAKQPPIKKYLDMQRIFEVLFVMLDTTTKAVAEADAEAARRAHALDSEIDDLYDQIQRELLTYMLADTGTIGRATELSAIARYLERLGDHLENVNEHIIYWLEAVRL, from the coding sequence CGACCCCGTCGTTGACACCGCTCGAGCTCGACCTGCAGGCCATCACCGGCGACCTCGTCCGCATGCTCAGCCTGGTCAGGGAGAGTTGCGAGTGGGCGCGGCGCTCGCTCATCGACGCGGACCCGGACGGGGCGCGTCGCTGCGCCGAGCTCGACGACCTGGTGGACGGCATCCAGTCCGATCTCGAGACCAGGGTCCTCACCGTGATCGCGCGCCGGCAGCCGGCCGCCCGCGACCTACGCTTCCTCGGCGCCGCCCTGCAGATGCTGGCCGACATCGAACGCGCAGGCGACTACGCCGAGCACGTCGCGGAGGCAGGCCACCAGCTCGCGAAGCAGCCACCCATCAAGAAGTACCTGGACATGCAGCGCATCTTCGAGGTCCTGTTCGTCATGCTCGACACGACAACCAAGGCGGTGGCGGAGGCCGACGCGGAGGCGGCGCGGCGCGCCCACGCGTTGGATTCCGAGATCGACGACCTGTACGACCAGATCCAGCGCGAGCTCCTGACCTACATGCTCGCGGACACGGGCACCATCGGACGCGCGACCGAGCTCTCCGCGATAGCCCGGTACCTCGAGCGCCTCGGCGATCACCTCGAGAACGTCAACGAGCACATCATCTACTGGCTCGAGGCAGTGCGGTTATGA
- a CDS encoding FixH family protein, producing the protein MVATRPLSHASPFRRAARTPPRLAAALLLLSALLALAACKPPGDRAEGGAIKVTARLAGEAHPGIVPVVIEVSEGGVPVLGAKVEVEGDMTHPGMAPAMATATEVGGGTYRVDDLVLGMAGDWIVSVNVTTSGGQRAVGELLTSVRAR; encoded by the coding sequence ATGGTCGCCACGCGCCCCCTCAGTCATGCGTCCCCGTTCCGCCGTGCCGCTCGTACCCCGCCCAGGCTGGCCGCGGCGTTGCTGCTGCTGAGCGCGCTGCTGGCCTTGGCCGCCTGCAAGCCGCCCGGCGACCGGGCCGAGGGCGGCGCCATCAAGGTCACCGCCCGGCTCGCCGGCGAGGCGCACCCCGGCATCGTGCCCGTGGTGATCGAGGTGTCGGAAGGGGGCGTCCCGGTACTCGGCGCGAAGGTCGAGGTGGAAGGCGACATGACCCACCCCGGCATGGCGCCGGCCATGGCGACGGCGACGGAGGTCGGCGGCGGCACCTACCGGGTCGACGACCTGGTACTCGGCATGGCGGGCGACTGGATCGTGAGCGTGAACGTGACCACCTCGGGCGGCCAGCGGGCCGTCGGCGAGCTCCTGACCAGCGTCCGGGCGCGATGA
- a CDS encoding DUF554 domain-containing protein produces the protein MTFFDQTWGTWLNVATVVGGAAIGLAVSGKLPSRITEAVMQAIGLVTVYIGIANAFDLAKVTDPPGVIVGLMALAIGAPLGEWWRIEAGLERLGVLLKARLKGKGRFTEGFVAASLLFCVGPLTLLGSIQNGLSGEAGFLVLKSALDGFSALALAASFGFGVLASALVVLVYQGGLSLAAGAFSNLIPDPAADPRVLLVNGVGGLMIVALGLGLLDVKRLRVAAMLPALPLAVLFYWVVGLVLGR, from the coding sequence ATGACCTTCTTCGACCAGACCTGGGGCACGTGGCTCAACGTGGCGACCGTGGTCGGGGGCGCCGCCATCGGTCTTGCGGTGAGCGGCAAGCTGCCGTCTCGGATCACCGAGGCCGTCATGCAGGCCATCGGCCTCGTGACGGTGTACATCGGCATCGCGAACGCCTTCGACCTGGCCAAGGTCACCGACCCGCCCGGCGTGATCGTCGGCCTCATGGCCCTCGCCATCGGGGCGCCCCTCGGGGAATGGTGGCGCATCGAGGCCGGTCTCGAGCGGCTCGGCGTGCTCCTCAAGGCGCGCCTGAAGGGCAAGGGGCGGTTCACGGAAGGGTTCGTCGCGGCCTCCCTCCTCTTCTGCGTCGGTCCGCTGACGCTCCTCGGCAGTATCCAGAACGGTCTATCTGGAGAGGCGGGCTTCCTCGTCCTCAAGTCGGCGCTCGACGGCTTCTCGGCGCTCGCGTTGGCGGCCAGCTTCGGCTTCGGCGTCCTCGCCTCCGCCCTCGTCGTGCTCGTCTACCAAGGGGGCCTGTCGCTGGCTGCCGGGGCGTTCTCGAACCTGATACCCGACCCAGCCGCCGACCCGCGCGTGCTGCTCGTCAACGGCGTCGGCGGGCTCATGATCGTCGCGCTCGGCTTGGGGCTCCTCGACGTCAAGCGCCTCAGGGTGGCCGCCATGCTGCCCGCCCTGCCGCTGGCGGTGCTCTTCTACTGGGTGGTTGGGCTCGTCTTGGGGCGCTGA
- a CDS encoding M15 family metallopeptidase produces the protein MKPANDRRPAANAPSEPRRAVPDRRRTLRALGVLAALALIVVWTAVAAGAADGRADPARGAEAPQARADGGSMREPASDRLEAPADRELERSEPATPEPTATLPEPTDQPAAAGQTDPRQASAEEQPACTYADDPAPLGTVDQWQYTVLDTRFRLASDYAPDDLVELAVALADVAPGAAPAGMTLRAVVLPDLRELLTAADAAGVALAVQSAYRSFAYQESTFAYWVKEDGYDQALRSSARAGHSEHQLGTAMDLRSLAGPEPWDLDDWATTPEGAWVAENAWRYGFVMSYPPGKEGVTCYMYEPWHYRYVGRELAADVRASGLTLREYLLNRSVADGR, from the coding sequence TTGAAGCCGGCCAACGACCGGCGTCCGGCCGCGAACGCGCCGAGCGAACCGCGGCGCGCAGTCCCCGACCGACGCCGCACCCTGCGCGCGCTCGGCGTGCTGGCGGCGCTCGCCCTCATCGTCGTCTGGACGGCGGTGGCGGCGGGCGCGGCCGACGGGCGTGCGGACCCGGCCAGGGGCGCCGAGGCGCCGCAGGCGCGAGCGGACGGCGGCTCCATGCGGGAGCCCGCCTCAGACCGCCTGGAAGCGCCGGCCGACCGGGAGCTCGAACGGTCGGAGCCCGCGACGCCGGAGCCGACCGCGACGCTGCCGGAGCCGACCGACCAGCCCGCCGCCGCCGGGCAGACCGACCCGCGACAGGCCTCCGCCGAGGAGCAGCCGGCATGTACCTACGCCGACGACCCCGCCCCGCTCGGGACCGTGGACCAGTGGCAGTACACGGTCCTGGATACGCGCTTCAGGCTGGCGAGCGACTACGCGCCGGACGACCTGGTGGAGCTCGCCGTGGCCCTCGCGGACGTCGCACCGGGAGCGGCGCCAGCGGGCATGACGCTAAGGGCCGTCGTCCTGCCCGACCTCCGGGAGCTCCTGACTGCGGCGGACGCGGCCGGCGTGGCGCTCGCCGTCCAGTCCGCCTACCGCTCCTTCGCCTACCAGGAGTCCACCTTCGCCTACTGGGTGAAGGAGGACGGCTACGACCAGGCGTTGCGCTCGAGCGCCCGGGCCGGCCACTCCGAGCACCAGCTCGGCACGGCCATGGACCTGCGCAGCCTCGCCGGGCCGGAGCCGTGGGACCTGGATGACTGGGCGACCACCCCGGAGGGCGCGTGGGTCGCGGAGAACGCCTGGCGCTACGGCTTCGTCATGAGCTACCCGCCCGGCAAGGAAGGCGTCACCTGCTACATGTACGAGCCTTGGCACTACCGCTACGTCGGGCGCGAGCTGGCCGCGGACGTCCGCGCGTCCGGCCTCACCCTGCGGGAGTACCTGCTGAACCGTTCGGTGGCCGATGGGCGCTGA